In Argiope bruennichi chromosome X1, qqArgBrue1.1, whole genome shotgun sequence, the genomic stretch AGTATGTATTAGTTcaactgaaataattttgcaaaagatgtaagacaaataattatatttaacaaatcagatttgtataatattgcatgacaaatgcatacatttttatgaaacatgACCAATGCATACAGTTTCATCAAGTATCTGGTATTTTTAATCTATCATCTTCAtgaattgaaactttaaatttaaaaaaataattaaaatgattataaaaataattcagtggaaaatataattaccatttgaaaattaacactaattaattaaaattaaaaatttaagtacctTAAGTGGTAAAATAAACCCCAAATCATGTTTAGAATTATAATCCATATATTtgttcattcaaatatatttatccaccaaaaaaataattttggtgacTCTGGcgttctaaaacattttttcagcGAATGATTgactattaatttaaaactttatcatgatactatttattttattaaaaaattaaattatttacggTAAACTATCAAAAATGCGATCATTAGTAAAAcagttacatttattttctctttatttttcaattgcagGAAGTAATGGAAGCCTTCTTCGAATTTGGGGTAAAAAAGGCGCACCGTTCCTACAAGGTCTCCATTTCACTTATGGTATTGGTGGATTCTTCGCTCCTCTCCTAGCCGCTCCCTTTTTATCTGCACACGTGCCAACTATTCCAAGAGATCTCACTTTACTAGGAGTCACACAAAATCTCACCACCGAAGTAATAGCAGCTGCAGTCAACTTCACTGAAGAGAAGATGGTTACTGTCAATGAAACTTCGATCCCAAGCATAACTTACGCATATACAATCGTTGGCGTGCTCGCAACATTAGTTTGTGGATGTTTCGTATTGGTTTTCAGTTTGGCATCGAATGAAAAGAGCAACACTGAAGAAGATAAACAAGAAAACATTCGTGATCCGGGATTACCTTTCACAATAGTCGTTGTAATTCTCGCTTGCTTACAAACTGGTCTTATTTCAGGCGTCGAAGTTAGTTTTGCTCAGATGCTCACATCGTATGTTGTACATAGCGAGCATGGCTTAACTAAAGTTGTGGGTTCATATATGACATCTGTTTACTGGGGAGCTTTCACTCTTACAAGAGGTTTGTCCATCTTCCTGGCTTGCAAAATCAGTGTTCGAAAAATTCTAGCTTTTGATCTCCTACTTTCAGTTGCCTCAGCTTTAGTATTATTAACAATTGGCACCTGGTCAGTTACAGGTTTATGGGTCGGTACGGCTATGTTAGGTGTTGGTGTTGCTTCAATTTTCCCGGCCACTTTATCTTGGGTTGAAAAATACATCAATATCAATAACAGAATTGCTTCAGTATTTACTCTCGTTTCAAGTATCTTAGAAATGACTGTTCCGCTGTCAATCAGCATCTATCTTGGCACTCAACccaatgttttatttcatttcatgacaTCAGCTACCATTTCAGCAATggtacttttcattattttgaatgtcATTCTAAAACGGAAgggtaaaaaatatatagcacCAGCTGTTGAAAAATCAGATGAGAAATTAAAATCTGGTGAGGTTTAATTTTAGGGACCTTAGGAGTAGTTAATATCTGGTATCGGACTTTTGGACTTTTAAAATTCATCGTTAGTCAGAAAGGtattattcatatcattttttttttattttcaatcagcTGAGCCTCTTGGACTTCGCTCAGaatcttatatgtatatatatatatatatatatatgtcgtgCATTGGTATTACTCCCGTAAACACATTTTAGCACAGGTCACAATAACGGGCCTTCCATTTACTTGTGATAATTTTTAGAGAATGTATGCATGCATGAAAGTatccgaataaatatttttatctatatcaagtgagtttttatttatatttaaaaagaaattatttcttcatttacatATCCACTTCATTTGCTCCATGACTTCATTACTCATTTACATATTCTCACTTTATTTAGATTCCTCAATCTCatactatttaaattctttagactaaaaatttctttttctctcctGAAATAGTCATTCTGATTCTTAGAtgaaacttttagaaaatataatcgCAGCAATAAATCCATTCATTCTACATTTTTAGTGCCAGACACATTTTAAGTCACAAATATCACGATCTATTTCATAAATCAGAGCTGAAACTCTTTGATAATATACTTTCAACGACACATTTCAGTCCATTTTATTCTAATAGCTGATAACGTATATTATATAAGATTCATTTTTAAGCCTCATAAATAACGTGATTCTGAATGAATGATACTTTAAAATGTGGATCGAATGGTTCGTATCATTCTTTACATTCGATTCTGAATTGTTTCAAGAAATCCTCTTATTAGGAACTATCGAATTTCTCATATAACACTTTGAGATGGAAATGAAAATGATCAGCTGGAATGAACTGATGCGGAGATGAATGGACATCCATTAGCATAACTGAAAACGAATCTTGCACATTTTGCCATTGCCTtagatttaaaatcataaaataggaTGGAAGATAGGCCTATCATTTATATAAGAGCGTAATCATGTTTTAGAAGCGCATTaaacaatgctttaaaaattaatttattaatttacctGTCCCAGTGACAGTATTATTCATACTTACCCCCGGTATGTTCCGAATTATTCAGAGACTATAGGGTAACTGGGAACGTGTGTTTTGTAATagtaattatatacatataataactAACTGATTTGAAGAGCATATAACTGAAATGATAAGAAACTACTACTACTAAAATGATAAAAAGCCAGATTTTATTTGATCGCCCGTGACAAAAATTCTATATGAcagtttttagatataaatatgttctatttcatgaaatatcgCCTTTAAAGTATTATAGCTATCTAATATCAGCAGTTTGGAGTCATTTACAATCATTCGATCCTCTATGTTGTCGGAAAATGTTTCTGAATAAAAccgaaaatattgcaaaagtctTCTTTGCCTTCCTCTAGAGTGCATCAAGGAAGGCATATATTTCCCAGAGGAGATTCACCAGTCCTCACTCTACATTTGCCGTTCCCAATGACTCCTCGCTCTCCTACTTGGCCCTACTTAAAATAGGATATTTAAGATACTGTTTCTGCTGATTTTCTTCAATTGAAATGAGATCATAAGACACATCCGAGTTCTCCTTTTTGACAATccctgaaaatagaaaataattttaatttcttctttccttAAACTGATTTCGTATGGTTTTccctttgaaattttcatataacatATATACATTCATAACAAAggcaaacaaataaacaaaaagcaaTGCTTTTAATGAATAGAATCGTCGGCCATTCAAGTATCGTctaaaaatgatataaacaaaACGTTTCGTTTGAATGTTACCTCACGACTTTTAAGATATTTACAGATCAAATGGATGGAAAGTGTCTACGAAAACGTTCTTACAGCTAAAAGTGTTGTTGTACGggctagatgaataaaaaaagtcttattttagAAGACAGATGTTTAGTAAATGACGGTAAAAGCagactatattatttttaaaaatattaagaaatttatataaagaaataatccAAAATTATATACACGTATTGCATGTTCCGAcgccaaaaaataattattaattcagaagaaaaatgaacatatttggaatattttatatcatttttctcTATTCAGTATACAGCTGTGACAAGACACACTCAAGCGTATTTATCATACCATTCATTGTACATGTATATGGATGCATGTATTTGGATATGAAAACTTCTATTATGTTCACAAATGTcacgtatttttatttttaaaataacgctctatttatatttttcagtaaatttattttttctcaaatttattcttgtatatTCATCAAAACCATTgaaataacatgattaaaatattgataaaaacattaaaataacatgatattCGATGTAAAAgatgtgtattaaaattttagaaatatctttcgTTAGCAAGTTCGGGAAATACTAACAACAGTGAAATGTTCGCCATTCCCCTTCCTAAATTCAAGAATGTCAGTTGACTCAACTGAATTGACAGATTGAGTGCAATGAAAGCAGACATTCTCAAAGAGCGCCAAACGGTCTGCTGAGTGCGCAAGAAAATGAAGGTCACCTCCAATCATTCGTTTCTATATTCAGAAATCGTTACAAACATCTATTATTCGTATCATTCGTCACCTGCCACCTGATTGTGCTTGGGAACCGAACGTTATTGCATGTTGTTTCGCAACGTATTAAAACAAGGATGCTGATATAAAGTGTCAAATATTAGGCTGTAATGCCCGTTTGtgcaagattaaatatttgataaaattatattgcataCAAGATGAATTTGAGCTCATTTTTCAAATGTCATGTGATATATACTGATTtaaatctctaaaaatatttcagcggATATATTTTGCAACCGATAGATGCAAAATGCTAAATCTGGATGATTTAGCATTTTCCCAGGATTCTCCAATGAATTCACCTTCCATCTGGATGATTTAGCATTTTTCCAGGATTCTCCAATGAATTCACCTTCCATCTGGATGATTTTCCCAGTGAATCTCCAATGAATTCCCCTTCTAACCGGAGGGAGCAGTCTCTCTCCCAAACCGTCTCGCATATTCTATTATGAAGATGTTATcattccgcataaaattgtggatcttgggcaCGGCCATGAATAAATACCATGAgtgatcagatttttatttttactcctaAAAGTCATGTGTGTCGTAGTATAAGTAAAGAAAACtggtatttgtattttaatatatatatatatatatatatgtaacaaattattcgaatcctgtcggctctttaatatgtaacattatttgttgtgaagcaggatgcagtttgaagacagtaaAAATacttctaacatttttaaattctttttaatccatcgggaaagtataattatttacaagaaaagacGCGGACATTGTGCGTCTGCCACAAcgcgttgcaaaagcagaagtagGGAAGAAGGGCGAAAtgaattatccctcgccttatataaccttagatttggatagggaaaatatttctccacagtgcaaatatattaataaaattctgatagggatttctgacgcatgtcaatcacatgtaagggaaacacagggatcttttaagaaagaatgtgcttactggacattttttaccccttcacgccgagcgtgtgaaagtaacggcgtttagccgattcagcagttttataaagcttatcttgaattaattaagtagacaaagtggaattggatcactaaataagagaatattttagaatgaagttactatagccaaataaagaacaaatcttgaaaattaattaaattgaaattagagttaaaatatcattatatatatatactaataacaAAGATGAAAGTGCGTGTATGCTGGCGCTTTCCACGCCAGACTGTttcacctacagctaccaaattttccACACGCATGCCTTGggggtcgggaatgtgcactaagagcgattttctaaaatgtttatttagcattttaaataattaaaaattaagcaaaattttagcgTTTTCTCGCAAAAACGTCTAAAAATATTATcgcaaaaaaatgatttttatatcaagttaaagagcaaaaaaatatctttttattgatgccataatgttttaaattacaaatgcagtttctagtttcaatgattttttaaaaagtattttcagcatatttttcagcaatttatttcgcacaaaataaaaataaaatttaatcagctCGAGCACTATAACAAGCAgctaagagaagaaaaaaaaatcagcttttatcGACCTGTTTGTCATAATGAcaaaagctaaatttaaaaaaaataagttaactattactgtaaattaaacctagaaaagtgtaatttttagcaagtgtttctataaaatgaaataaatatgaaataatttttaaaaaaaataaatgcagggAAAAGTTTTCCattatcttttacaatatctatattattaattcaataaatcagttctATTCAAGGCAAACATGATTTAATACTTACAGTATATCTATTCTAATCAGGATCCAACTGCcaatttgtaaacttttagtaAAAGACATAAATTTGCTGACTAAAATAtccaaatgaagtaaataattattttttatgtaacttgagtctataaatgctctgatgaactaaaaattttaaatttttacatagatccTCTGCCTTGTGaatcatattttacaaaacaattgctgaaataaaattgagaagacgaatgtgtatgttggcgctctacatgaCAGACCGTTTGGTttagagctgccaaatttggcacacgCATACCTTGGAAGTAGGAAATGGaacaattttgaacatttttgaattttttatttgaattttaactaattaaatattaaactgaattttgatgttttccccctataacttccgaaaatattatcgcaaaaaatgaatttcgcacagtttcaaaattcaaaaactgtctatttaataataccaaatttataattgtagaaatgtttgctaaattttggcaatttttaaaaaatatttttttacctaatttacaaCAACAGATCACATTGTTTCGCTGaagttcaaatcgtttttatttttcaccAACTTTCAGATCGTGTGATTTTTTTCAtcgttgaaagttaaagaaggagtttaaaaaaaaacatttctgtcgTTTACGAGTCGGATAAGGAAATGAATCTTATAAGATACAGCTAAATTTATAAGGCTGATGAACtgcacatttatgtttttaatagagcCATGATGCCATTGGAAAGCTTTATGTTCATCATAAACAGAACTTAAGACAATCAAAACAAGACGGCGTTATTGTCAGGTAATTTGAAGGAATTGGGacattaatttaaatctgaatgatttatctgaaatgaaatatagataatataaacAGCTGGTAGATTTTGGCGACTAATCCCTAATAACAATAAAGGTGAATGTGAGAGTTGTTCCGACTCTCA encodes the following:
- the LOC129958283 gene encoding sodium-dependent glucose transporter 1A-like isoform X1, giving the protein MFRLFARTLDIARTIVHYLMYAILGLMMSIPGPTLLDLKQLSGTDSYGISFIFTARSTGYLIGSVTGGIILDCMKNEDIALMVSSLFVAIGAFTIPWCRNLTILLATFMITGFAMGFSNTGSNGSLLRIWGKKGAPFLQGLHFTYGIGGFFAPLLAAPFLSAHVPTIPRDLTLLGVTQNLTTEVIAAAVNFTEEKMVTVNETSIPSITYAYTIVGVLATLVCGCFVLVFSLASNEKSNTEEDKQENIRDPGLPFTIVVVILACLQTGLISGVEVSFAQMLTSYVVHSEHGLTKVVGSYMTSVYWGAFTLTRGLSIFLACKISVRKILAFDLLLSVASALVLLTIGTWSVTGLWVGTAMLGVGVASIFPATLSWVEKYININNRIASVFTLVSSILEMTVPLSISIYLGTQPNVLFHFMTSATISAMVLFIILNVILKRKGKKYIAPAVEKSDEKLKSGEV
- the LOC129958283 gene encoding sodium-dependent glucose transporter 1-like isoform X2; its protein translation is MMSIPGPTLLDLKQLSGTDSYGISFIFTARSTGYLIGSVTGGIILDCMKNEDIALMVSSLFVAIGAFTIPWCRNLTILLATFMITGFAMGFSNTGSNGSLLRIWGKKGAPFLQGLHFTYGIGGFFAPLLAAPFLSAHVPTIPRDLTLLGVTQNLTTEVIAAAVNFTEEKMVTVNETSIPSITYAYTIVGVLATLVCGCFVLVFSLASNEKSNTEEDKQENIRDPGLPFTIVVVILACLQTGLISGVEVSFAQMLTSYVVHSEHGLTKVVGSYMTSVYWGAFTLTRGLSIFLACKISVRKILAFDLLLSVASALVLLTIGTWSVTGLWVGTAMLGVGVASIFPATLSWVEKYININNRIASVFTLVSSILEMTVPLSISIYLGTQPNVLFHFMTSATISAMVLFIILNVILKRKGKKYIAPAVEKSDEKLKSGEV